Proteins co-encoded in one Terriglobia bacterium genomic window:
- a CDS encoding response regulator transcription factor: MNKRDDISLRVLVIAATSARRTHLAAVISRAVRGVTVICDSQISPARFAASKADILVADLDTPSSAAAMLDFLEAAPASSGTIALIDDPDPEWVRTALKGSMHAIISRDANTEDMQMALQAAEAGFILLHPTSVHGLLQNNAIDEMRDINGEDMYHENLAREDIVEDLIEDLTARESEVLRLVSMGLGNKEIATRLAISEHTAKFHISSILGKLHAASRTEAVSLGIRKGLIPI; the protein is encoded by the coding sequence ATGAACAAAAGAGACGACATTTCGCTGCGTGTGCTCGTGATCGCAGCCACGTCCGCGCGCCGTACACATTTGGCCGCCGTGATATCGCGCGCGGTGCGTGGAGTAACCGTCATTTGCGACTCCCAAATCTCACCGGCAAGATTTGCCGCTTCCAAGGCTGACATTCTGGTGGCCGATCTGGACACTCCATCTTCGGCCGCCGCTATGCTGGATTTTCTTGAAGCGGCTCCCGCCTCCTCCGGTACAATCGCCCTGATCGACGATCCCGATCCAGAATGGGTGCGGACCGCGCTAAAAGGGTCTATGCATGCCATCATCTCGCGTGACGCCAATACTGAAGACATGCAAATGGCGCTGCAGGCCGCCGAAGCTGGCTTCATTCTTCTCCATCCCACCTCTGTTCACGGTCTGCTGCAAAACAATGCCATCGATGAAATGCGCGACATAAACGGCGAAGACATGTACCACGAAAACCTGGCTCGCGAAGATATAGTCGAAGACCTGATTGAAGACCTAACCGCCCGCGAATCCGAAGTCTTGCGCCTCGTCAGCATGGGACTGGGTAACAAAGAAATTGCCACTCGTCTGGCGATCTCTGAGCACACCGCCAAATTTCACATCAGCTCGATTCTAGGCAAACTGCATGCAGCCAGCCGGACTGAAGCCGTGAGCCTCGGAATCCGAAAAGGTCTGATTCCAATCTGA
- a CDS encoding PAS domain-containing protein: MYPPSTTRLRVISWVVTFLLPVAAWSVAHYSLSFFHPGVGVFFIAAAGISAVIGGLPAAITGALLNTAALVGFSYLYQPEISTTSNELWAALLIAVTLVVGLARQKWSTAEMVAGTLSNDLARLRDELESQRSDLKRFHDLSVRLSSNLELQRLLNDVLTSIAALQKTDLGMLLLLPERSSRTLQVATFAGFTAEQIKSFGDLPASFFSPEHRVLIEDIDKAGIYFPFVDAAAQVGFRSVFSTPIVNTRGDALGVVVTFFRKSYVPSDRQSRLVELYARQAANALDNARLYHESLQTLAAEQQRTAVLRALAEASVQINSVFALDSLLQTITDQARNIIGARQALTTLLPRGEWNRSITCVSVAEGQAALEFAKESSEMFMLACNLNKPVRLHAGARANSWGPVRRATDATRHGWLAAPLLTRDGRNLGLIQLSQKLTGEFSPDDEAILVQLTHMASVAIDNVRLYREAQEQIAETKRAQEMLERGKESMQLAQQYVGIGIWEWDLQTGELAWSDEIRRLHGIEVEKFDGRYESWMESIVPEDRQQVHQSITNALASNSEYEVQYRVYMADKALHWLEARGRIIVMNDLPVRMLGVAMDVTSRKAAEQTLRQSEKIAATGRLAASIAHEINNPLASVMNALYILRTNSKMPESALVYVKTAEEELARVVHITKQTLGFYREISSPVMSSVPQLFEEVLAAYDARIEQGRITVHRDFSDVVPLAAFPSELRQVFSNLVLNAIEAISGQGNIYIRVRHAHDRQEREGIRVIVADDGCGIPAENMPQIFEPFFTTKDSKGTGLGLWVSQGIVQKHQGILRVRSRTDEARHGTCCSVFLPFAAHEAPAEDESAASNDQAQDVMTKTAGSGNDRSAA, translated from the coding sequence ATGTATCCCCCGTCTACCACTCGCCTGCGCGTGATCTCGTGGGTCGTCACCTTTCTGCTGCCTGTGGCAGCCTGGAGCGTTGCCCACTATAGCCTTTCGTTCTTCCATCCCGGAGTGGGAGTATTTTTCATTGCCGCCGCTGGCATTTCCGCTGTCATAGGCGGCCTGCCCGCCGCCATCACGGGAGCTCTGCTCAACACCGCCGCGCTGGTCGGCTTCTCTTATCTCTATCAACCGGAGATATCCACAACCAGCAATGAACTCTGGGCAGCTCTGCTGATCGCCGTAACACTGGTGGTAGGGCTGGCTCGACAAAAGTGGTCGACGGCGGAAATGGTTGCTGGAACGCTCAGCAATGACCTTGCCCGGCTGCGTGATGAGTTGGAATCGCAGCGCAGTGACCTCAAGCGCTTTCACGATCTCAGCGTGCGCCTTTCCAGCAACCTGGAATTGCAGCGCTTATTGAATGACGTTCTCACGTCCATCGCCGCGCTGCAAAAGACAGATCTTGGCATGCTGCTGCTTCTGCCGGAGCGTTCCAGCAGAACTCTTCAAGTTGCGACATTCGCCGGCTTCACTGCCGAGCAGATCAAGTCTTTCGGTGATCTGCCGGCATCTTTCTTTTCTCCTGAGCACCGCGTATTGATTGAAGATATTGACAAGGCCGGAATATATTTTCCGTTTGTCGATGCGGCCGCGCAAGTCGGCTTCCGCTCAGTCTTCAGCACGCCCATCGTCAACACCCGTGGCGACGCGCTTGGCGTGGTGGTTACGTTCTTCCGCAAGTCATACGTTCCCAGTGACCGCCAGTCGCGGCTGGTGGAACTTTACGCCCGTCAGGCCGCCAATGCCCTGGATAACGCGCGCTTGTACCATGAGTCGCTACAGACTCTGGCCGCGGAACAGCAGCGCACCGCCGTGCTGCGCGCCCTGGCGGAAGCTTCCGTCCAGATCAATTCCGTTTTCGCGCTCGATTCTTTGCTCCAGACCATCACAGATCAGGCGCGAAACATTATTGGCGCGCGACAGGCTCTTACCACACTGCTTCCCCGCGGCGAATGGAACCGCAGTATCACCTGCGTTTCCGTTGCGGAAGGCCAGGCAGCTCTTGAGTTCGCCAAAGAAAGCTCTGAGATGTTCATGCTGGCCTGCAATCTCAACAAGCCTGTCCGTCTGCATGCCGGCGCAAGAGCAAATAGCTGGGGACCGGTGCGTCGCGCTACAGACGCCACGCGCCACGGCTGGCTGGCGGCTCCGCTGCTCACGCGCGACGGTCGCAATCTTGGCCTGATCCAGCTTTCGCAAAAACTGACTGGCGAGTTTTCTCCCGACGACGAAGCTATCCTTGTCCAGCTCACGCATATGGCCTCCGTGGCCATTGACAACGTGCGGCTCTACCGTGAAGCGCAGGAGCAGATTGCCGAAACCAAACGCGCGCAGGAAATGCTGGAGCGCGGCAAGGAAAGCATGCAGCTGGCGCAGCAGTACGTCGGTATCGGAATCTGGGAGTGGGACCTGCAAACCGGCGAGCTGGCATGGTCAGATGAGATCCGTCGCTTGCACGGAATCGAAGTTGAGAAATTCGACGGCCGCTATGAAAGCTGGATGGAAAGCATTGTTCCTGAAGACCGGCAGCAGGTGCACCAGTCCATTACCAACGCGCTGGCCAGCAACAGTGAGTATGAAGTCCAATACCGCGTTTACATGGCCGATAAAGCTTTACACTGGCTGGAAGCCCGCGGACGCATCATCGTAATGAATGATCTGCCCGTGCGCATGCTGGGCGTGGCCATGGACGTGACATCGCGCAAGGCGGCGGAGCAGACGCTGCGGCAGTCGGAAAAAATTGCCGCCACCGGTCGTCTTGCGGCAAGCATCGCGCATGAAATCAACAATCCGCTGGCTTCTGTGATGAACGCGCTGTACATTCTGCGCACCAACTCCAAAATGCCTGAGTCCGCGCTGGTGTACGTAAAGACCGCTGAAGAAGAACTGGCCCGCGTGGTGCACATCACCAAGCAGACGCTTGGCTTCTACCGCGAGATATCTTCCCCGGTAATGAGTTCCGTGCCACAGCTGTTTGAAGAAGTGCTGGCCGCCTACGATGCTCGCATCGAACAAGGCCGGATTACGGTGCACAGGGATTTCAGTGACGTTGTTCCCCTGGCGGCGTTTCCCAGTGAATTGCGCCAAGTATTTTCCAATCTGGTATTGAACGCGATTGAAGCCATCTCAGGGCAGGGCAATATTTATATTCGTGTGCGGCACGCGCATGACCGGCAAGAGCGCGAGGGGATTCGCGTTATCGTGGCGGACGATGGTTGCGGCATTCCAGCGGAAAACATGCCGCAAATCTTTGAACCCTTCTTTACTACGAAAGACTCCAAAGGCACCGGACTGGGCCTGTGGGTGAGCCAGGGCATTGTGCAGAAGCACCAGGGCATCCTGCGCGTGCGCAGCCGTACCGATGAAGCAAGACACGGTACCTGCTGCAGCGTCTTTTTGCCCTTTGCCGCCCATGAGGCCCCGGCAGAAGATGAGTCTGCGGCGTCTAATGATCAGGCGCAGGACGTGATGACCAAGACCGCCGGTTCCGGCAACGATCGCTCCGCGGCCTAA
- a CDS encoding PadR family transcriptional regulator, with translation MGEAKTDVLQGTLDLMVLKTLEALGPLHGYGIARRIEQVSENLLQLNQGTLYPALLRLQQRGWIKSEWGTSENNRKAKFYSLSPAGRRQLAVEAKNWERISGVMARLLSGQES, from the coding sequence ATGGGTGAAGCCAAGACAGATGTCTTGCAAGGCACGCTTGATCTGATGGTGCTGAAGACCCTGGAAGCGCTCGGCCCCTTGCACGGTTACGGCATTGCACGGCGCATTGAGCAGGTCTCAGAGAACCTGCTGCAACTGAACCAGGGCACTTTGTATCCCGCGCTCTTGCGTCTGCAGCAACGCGGATGGATAAAGTCAGAGTGGGGCACGTCAGAGAACAACCGCAAAGCCAAGTTCTACAGCCTAAGCCCGGCGGGACGACGGCAGTTGGCAGTGGAAGCCAAAAACTGGGAACGGATTTCTGGCGTGATGGCGCGCCTGCTCAGCGGCCAGGAAAGCTGA
- a CDS encoding prepilin-type N-terminal cleavage/methylation domain-containing protein, which produces MPRVRTQNAIGNADPGLAGFSLVELLVVVMVILTIAAIAIPNLVHAKMRANEAAAVSSVKTINTAQLMYKDAFPEVGYASSLADLGTRGSTCEKPTRTNACLIMDEALTGGLKTGYMFEVVGDGQTPTTSYIVTATPESGLSGRCNISSNQGGDIHITLPGSPGTSGGRSVGAGSSGCE; this is translated from the coding sequence ATGCCCAGAGTAAGAACACAAAACGCTATCGGAAATGCGGACCCGGGACTCGCCGGCTTCTCACTGGTTGAGCTCCTGGTGGTCGTAATGGTCATCCTGACCATTGCGGCAATCGCAATTCCGAATCTGGTGCATGCCAAAATGCGCGCCAATGAAGCTGCTGCCGTCTCTTCAGTCAAGACGATTAACACCGCTCAGCTCATGTACAAAGACGCTTTCCCTGAGGTTGGGTACGCCAGCAGCCTGGCGGACCTTGGCACTCGTGGCAGTACGTGTGAAAAGCCCACCAGAACAAATGCCTGCCTGATCATGGATGAGGCGCTTACAGGCGGCCTGAAAACCGGTTACATGTTTGAAGTCGTTGGAGATGGCCAAACGCCTACCACCAGTTATATCGTGACTGCCACACCGGAGTCGGGCCTCTCAGGACGCTGCAATATCTCGTCGAACCAAGGCGGAGATATCCACATAACTCTCCCTGGCAGCCCCGGCACATCCGGCGGTAGATCCGTAGGAGCGGGCAGCTCCGGCTGCGAGTAG